A region from the Eptesicus fuscus isolate TK198812 chromosome 1, DD_ASM_mEF_20220401, whole genome shotgun sequence genome encodes:
- the IL13RA2 gene encoding interleukin-13 receptor subunit alpha-2 produces MAFIHLDVRCLYAILICTAFGSTLSSNTEIKVNPPEDFEIVDPGYLGYLYLQWQPPLFLDNCEEHTVEYELKYRSIDSENWRTIITKNLLYKDGFDLNKGVEAKIHTVLQGQCTNGSEVQSSWSEASYWTSPQGNLETKIQDMDCIYYNWQYLLCSWKLGMDANFDTNYYLFYWYEGLDHALQCSDYIEDNGKNIGCSFPYLEEPDYKDFYICVNGSSKSQLIRPSYFIFQLQNIVKPLPPDYLNIIVKNSEDINLEWNIPKGPIPANCFIYEIKFTEDDTTWVTTTFENEMYVTRTSNESQEVCFLVRSKMNVYCTDDGIWSEWSEIECWRGVQQEEILTFLIPFAFILFLILLITCMLMNKQKALQRMIFQKKQEVFSRQETLC; encoded by the exons ATGGCTTTCATTCATTTGGATGTCAGATGCCTATATGCCATTCTTATTTGCACAGCATTTGGCTCTACTTTGTCTTCAAACACTGAGATAAAAG ttaatccTCCTGAGGATTTTGAGATAGTGGATCCTGGATATTTAGGTTATCTCTATTTGCAATGGCAACCTCCACTGTTTCTGGATAATTGTGAGGAACACACAGTAGAATATGAATTAAAATACCGAAGCATTGATAGTGAAAACTGGAGG ACTATCATCACTAAGAATCTCCTTTACAAAGACGGGTTTGATCTTAACAAAGGTGTTGAAGCAAAGATACATACAGTTCTACAAGGGCAATGCACAAATGGATCTGAAGTTCAGAGTTCATGGTCAGAAGCTAGTTATTGGACATCACCTCAAG GAAATCTGGAAACTAAAATTCAGGATATGGATTGTATATATTACAACTGGCAATATTTACTGTGCTCTTGGAAACTTGGAATGGATGCCAACTTTGATACCAATTACTACTTGTTTTACTG GTATGAGGGCTTGGACCATGCATTACAGTGTTCTGATTACATTGAggataatggaaaaaatattggaTGCAGTTTTCCCTATTTGGAGGAACCAGACTATAAAGATTTCTACATCTGTGTTAATGGATCATCAAAATCCCAGCTTATCAGACCCAGCTATTTCATTTTTCAGCTTCAAAATATAG tTAAACCTTTGCCACCAGATTATCTTAATATTATTGTGAAGAACTCAGAGGATATTAACCTGGAATGGAACATACCTAAAGGACCCATTCCAGCAAATTGTTTCATTTATGAAATTAAGTTCACAGAAGATGATACTACTTGGGTG ACTAccacatttgaaaatgaaatgtatgtcACAAGAACATCAAATGAAAGCCAAGAAGTATGCTTTTTAGTGAGAAGCAAAATGAATGTTTATTGCACAGATGATGGAATTTGGAGTGAATGGAGTGAAATAGAATGCTGGAGAG GTGTCCAGCAGGAGGAAATCTTAACTTTCTTGATACCATTtgcttttatcttatttttaattttgttaataacTTGTATGCTTATGAATAAGCAAAAAGCTTTACAGAGAATG ATTTTTCAGAAAAAACAAGAAGTTTTTTCTCGTCAAGAGACACTCTGTTGA